From a region of the Williamsia phyllosphaerae genome:
- a CDS encoding GlxA family transcriptional regulator has product MTLLDLPADPATRRRIGILVFDGVKLLDFAGPAEVFIEANQTVDNYDVVLVSPDGSDVMTSIGARMSVSAAAADAGWCDTVIIPGSEMSPSRFVTPEVLAATASLAKGTRRLASVCSGAFVLAALGVLDGRRATTHWKFTDNLARLYPAVDVEPDSIFVRDGNVYSSAGVAAGMDLALALVEEDHGPHVARRVAQSLLVYMQRAGGQSQFSASLTGPVPRSDLVRELTDLICADPTESHTVRSLAAHAGVSARHLTRLFRAELESSPAEYVAQVRFALARDKLDAGLSVTETATAAGYGSSEALRRAFVARLGISPSKYQRRFRSTVPSDVASGGEALVTRIEDRSQSRPTTGDFGAEHLADPA; this is encoded by the coding sequence ATGACGCTGCTCGATCTCCCAGCCGACCCCGCGACTCGTCGGCGCATCGGCATCCTGGTCTTCGACGGCGTCAAGTTGCTGGATTTCGCGGGCCCCGCAGAGGTGTTCATCGAGGCCAACCAGACCGTCGACAATTACGACGTGGTGTTGGTGTCGCCGGACGGCAGTGACGTCATGACGTCGATCGGCGCCCGGATGTCGGTGTCGGCCGCGGCGGCCGACGCCGGGTGGTGCGACACCGTTATCATCCCGGGCAGCGAGATGTCGCCGAGCCGCTTCGTCACCCCAGAGGTGTTGGCGGCCACGGCGAGCCTCGCCAAGGGCACCCGACGACTCGCGTCGGTGTGCAGTGGCGCGTTCGTGCTCGCGGCGTTGGGTGTCCTCGACGGTCGGCGGGCGACCACGCACTGGAAGTTCACCGACAACCTGGCCCGGCTGTACCCGGCCGTGGACGTCGAGCCCGACTCGATCTTCGTCCGTGACGGCAACGTCTACAGCTCGGCCGGCGTGGCCGCGGGGATGGATCTCGCGCTGGCGCTGGTGGAGGAGGACCACGGCCCCCATGTCGCACGACGCGTTGCCCAGTCGCTGTTGGTCTACATGCAGCGGGCCGGCGGTCAGTCGCAGTTCTCCGCGTCGTTGACCGGTCCGGTGCCGCGCAGCGACCTCGTCCGTGAGCTCACCGATCTCATCTGCGCCGATCCGACCGAGTCGCACACGGTCCGGTCGTTGGCGGCGCACGCCGGTGTCAGCGCGCGCCATCTCACGCGACTGTTCCGCGCCGAACTCGAGAGTTCCCCGGCGGAGTACGTGGCGCAGGTCCGGTTCGCGCTCGCCCGCGACAAGCTCGACGCGGGACTGTCGGTCACCGAGACCGCGACCGCCGCCGGCTACGGAAGCAGCGAGGCCTTGCGTCGGGCGTTTGTCGCGCGCCTCGGCATCTCGCCGAGCAAGTATCAGCGACGCTTCCGGTCCACGGTGCCGAGCGATGTCGCGTCCGGCGGCGAAGCGTTGGTGACCCGTATCGAGGACCGTTCGCAAAGTCGGCCCACCACGGGCGATTTCGGCGCCGAACACCTGGCCGACCCCGCATAG
- a CDS encoding TetR/AcrR family transcriptional regulator, whose translation MGRPRRFDEDALLDAAEDLFWSRGFDGTSVEDVSAATGVGNGSIYAAYTNKMGLFVAVLDRYCDRRAAFVETTLDATYGSAQHAVRVYFDAVIADCGSHSDRRGCLMLNTLAHMGDRVPTVTGIISTATRRMETAVAHRLRGPEFDSLPEAEISALSAHVVMVSQGLIQLSRLGTTPPRLGEIAAVSADLLPTA comes from the coding sequence ATGGGACGCCCACGCCGCTTCGACGAGGACGCGCTGCTCGACGCCGCCGAGGACCTGTTCTGGTCGCGCGGCTTCGACGGCACGTCGGTCGAGGACGTCTCCGCGGCGACCGGTGTCGGCAACGGCAGCATCTACGCCGCCTACACCAACAAGATGGGCCTGTTCGTCGCGGTTCTCGACCGCTACTGCGATCGGCGCGCGGCGTTCGTGGAGACGACGCTCGACGCCACCTACGGTTCCGCGCAGCACGCGGTTCGCGTCTACTTCGACGCGGTGATCGCCGACTGCGGGTCGCATTCCGACCGCCGCGGGTGCCTGATGTTGAACACGCTGGCGCACATGGGCGATCGAGTGCCGACCGTGACCGGCATCATCAGCACCGCCACCCGACGCATGGAGACCGCCGTGGCGCATCGACTCCGCGGGCCCGAGTTCGACAGTCTCCCCGAAGCCGAGATCTCGGCCCTGAGTGCGCACGTCGTGATGGTGTCGCAGGGCCTGATCCAGCTCAGCAGGCTGGGTACAACTCCACCGCGCCTCGGTGAGATCGCGGCTGTCTCAGCCGATCTGCTGCCCACCGCCTGA
- a CDS encoding winged helix-turn-helix transcriptional regulator — translation MATSTAAQKRAQAKVDYDAFLAGCPSRHLLERISDKWVVLVLAGLGGGGPGCDGEPRAMRYSELARLIAGVSQKMLTQTLRSLERDGLVTRTVTPTVPVTVSYELTELGLSLNQVIGGVKQWAQANMDEVFARRATFDAD, via the coding sequence ATGGCGACATCGACGGCGGCCCAGAAGCGAGCGCAGGCCAAAGTGGACTATGACGCATTCCTGGCCGGATGTCCGAGTCGCCATCTGCTGGAGCGGATCTCCGACAAATGGGTCGTGTTGGTCCTGGCTGGTCTCGGTGGCGGCGGACCCGGGTGCGACGGCGAACCGCGGGCGATGCGCTACTCCGAACTGGCGCGCCTGATCGCCGGCGTCAGCCAGAAGATGCTGACGCAGACATTGCGCTCGCTGGAACGTGACGGTCTGGTCACCCGAACGGTGACGCCGACCGTGCCCGTGACGGTGTCCTACGAGCTCACCGAGTTGGGTCTGTCGTTGAACCAGGTCATCGGCGGTGTCAAGCAATGGGCTCAAGCCAACATGGATGAGGTGTTCGCCCGCCGTGCGACGTTCGACGCGGACTAG
- a CDS encoding oxidoreductase: MSTSSPLPGGSWPLGEVTVTRFGYGAMQLAGPGVMGPPTDPDAAISTLREVVDLGITHIDTADAYGPRITNELIRTALHPYPESLHIVTKVGASRDEHGGWPPARGREDVRRAVQDNLEVLGLDVLDVVNLRLGDATGPQDGSLLEPFETLVELQQQGLIRHLGVSNATATQVAEARSIAPIVCVQNMYNLAHRQDDDLIDDLAAAGVAYVPFFPLGGFSPLQSSELSAVADRLGSTSMSVALAWLLQRSPNVLLIPGTSSSTHLRENVIGAGLVLSEDDLAALDRIGRPVG, encoded by the coding sequence ATGAGCACGTCCTCACCCCTCCCCGGCGGAAGCTGGCCGTTGGGCGAGGTGACCGTCACCCGGTTCGGGTACGGCGCCATGCAACTCGCCGGCCCCGGGGTGATGGGACCACCCACCGACCCCGACGCGGCGATCTCCACCCTGCGCGAGGTCGTCGATCTGGGTATCACCCACATCGACACCGCAGACGCGTACGGACCGCGCATCACCAACGAACTGATCCGGACAGCGCTGCATCCCTACCCGGAATCCCTGCACATCGTGACGAAGGTCGGCGCGAGCCGGGACGAACACGGCGGATGGCCACCGGCGCGCGGGCGGGAGGATGTCCGCCGCGCGGTGCAGGACAACCTGGAGGTACTCGGCCTCGATGTCCTCGACGTGGTCAACCTTCGCCTCGGTGATGCCACCGGGCCGCAGGACGGTTCGCTACTCGAGCCGTTCGAGACGCTGGTCGAACTGCAGCAGCAGGGCCTCATCCGTCATCTGGGCGTGAGCAATGCGACGGCTACGCAGGTCGCCGAGGCCCGGTCCATCGCCCCCATCGTCTGCGTCCAGAACATGTACAACCTCGCCCATCGGCAGGACGACGATCTGATCGACGACCTCGCCGCCGCCGGCGTCGCCTACGTGCCGTTCTTTCCGCTCGGCGGGTTCAGCCCGCTGCAGTCCTCGGAACTCTCGGCCGTCGCCGATCGACTGGGGTCGACGTCGATGTCGGTGGCCCTGGCCTGGTTGCTCCAGAGGTCGCCGAACGTCCTGCTGATCCCGGGCACCTCGTCGTCGACGCATCTGCGCGAGAACGTGATCGGCGCAGGGCTGGTGCTGTCCGAAGACGATCTCGCCGCACTCGATCGGATCGGTCGACCGGTGGGCTGA